One window of the Cryptococcus gattii WM276 chromosome E, complete sequence genome contains the following:
- a CDS encoding GTPase activating protein, putative (Similar to TIGR gene model, INSD accession AAW43777.1): MAHNLSAQLGPSISPPPPVAPSRDSTLESAGQAADIFDLYGANEESMGDSWEGPTDALHEGRDAAQQEQLGPISETTPNINIITSPPAPPSPSHSQSPTHSRPHTPIKHRFPSIRSTRTDSTTNSPVPYNDIQRLSPANTSSKRGSMSTEIFSGTDGTRSQTSIAASSRYPGEEEDAFHVRSTYARLGGEGVHGDGWDQGVERTRGGPTMADKRVTVFPAAKAGDIGEKERQFLASLDRYGFVNDPHRNRPESRVASIPSASLIKIPKMPTTSPLSGNPPVQPNHSFNPSSDPGPAPKPPKSPRTDSDAEVKAKRKESERVMKWGKMMKVKRRDGGGNIIEWQWSRDGQGAKLPNRVYKGIPDRWRMAAWWTLAEEQAQKWNGKGKGKSTLQELTGDYIEAVHLPSTFDVQIDLDVPRTISGHTLFITRYGTGQRNLWHVLHAFSQLCPTCGYVQGMGPIAATLLCYYDPERAYSLMVRLHDVYGMHEIFEPGFPGLLEAFYVQERLMNWLIPDVYQSFQRNMISTTAWGTKWYITLFVNTVPFSQQLRIWDVLWMEGRDTIIITSLAILWSFRDLLAAPNASFESILSLLSSYFVPEDEDVFMQWIKKVLSQKKVRGKMDGWRVEWKGLVEEGKSGSALL; the protein is encoded by the exons ATGGCCCATAATTTATCTGCCCAACTTGGCCCATCCATCTCTCCACCACCGCCAGTGGCGCCTTCGCGCGATTCTACATTAGAAAGCGCAGGGCAAGCAGCTGATATTTTCGATCTCTACGGTGCGAATGAGGAGAGTATGGGAGACAGCTGGGAAGGTCCTACGGATGCGCTGCACGAAGGTAGAGACGCTGCGCAGCAAGAACAGCTAGGTCCAATCTCAGAAACCACACCCAATATTAACATCATCACCTCTCCTCCTGCTCCACCATCCCCTTCCCACTCCCAATCTCCCACTCATTCTCGACCCCATACCCCTATCAAACATCGTTTTCCAAGCATCAGATCCACTCGGACGGACTCCACTACCAACTCGCCCGTACCATATAACGATATTCAAAGATTGAGCCCGGCGAATACAAGCAGCAAGCGAGGATCCATGAGCACGGAGATTTTCAGTGGGACAGATGGGACGAGGAGTCAGACGAGCATTGCGGCTTCATCGAGGTATCcaggagaggaagaagatgcaTTTCATGTACGATCTACCT ACGCAAGATTAGGCGGCGAAGGTGTCCATGGGGACGGATGGGATCAAGGCGTGGAGAGGACGAGAGGTGGGCCGACAATGGCTGATAAACGCGTGACTGTATTCCCTGCAGCCAAAGCTGGCGATATaggagaaaaggagagacAATTTCTTGCCAGCCTTGATCG CTACGGCTTTGTCAATGACCCGCATCGTAACCGCCCCGAATCCCGTGTAGCCTCCATTCCCTCCGCATCCCTCATCAAGATTCCCAAAATGCCCACCACTTCACCTCTATCAGGGAATCCCCCTGTTCAACCGAATCACAGTTTTAACCCCTCATCAGATCCTGGACCAGCTCCCAAGCCTCCAAAGAGTCCGAGGACAGACTCAGACGCTGAAGTGAAAGcaaagaggaaagaaagcGAGAGAGTGATGAAGTgggggaagatgatgaaggtAAAGCGGAGAGACGGTGGAGGAAATATCATTGAATGGCAGTGGAGCCGAGATGGCCAAGGAGCCAAA TTACCAAATAGGGTATATAAAGGCATACCCGATAGGTGGCGTATGGCGGCTTGGTGGACACTCGCAGAGGAACAAGCTCAAAAATGGAACGGCAAGGGCAAAGGCAAATCCACTCTGCAAGAACTGACAGGCGACTATATC GAAGCCGTCCATCTACCATCTACTTTTGACGTCCAAATCGACCTCGATGTACCACGGACTATAAGCGGTCATACCTTGTTTATCACACGCTACGGTACTGGTCAAAGGAATTTGTGGCATGTGCTTCATGCGTTTAGTCAACTATGTCCCACATGTGGATACGTACAAGGGATGGGGCCGATAGCAGCTACTTTGCTATGTTATTATGATCCAGAA AGAGCGTACAGTTTGATGGTTCGTCTACATGACGTTTACGGAATGCACGAGATTTTCGAACCGGGGTTTCCGGGCTTGCTGGAGGCGTTCTACGTCCAAGAACGATTGATGAACTGGCTTATACCTGACGTCTATCAATCTTTC CAACGAAATATGATTTCTACCACGGCATGGGGTACCAAATGGTACATCACCCTCTTCGTTAACACCGTTCCCTTTTCACAGCAACTCCGAATATGGGATGTCTTGTGGATGGAAGGGAGGGACACTATTATAATCACTAGTCTTGCCATCTTGTGGTCATTTAGGG ATCTTCTTGCCGCCCCAAACGCATCTTTTGAATCAATCCTTTCCCTGTTATCTTCCTACTTTGTCCCCGAGGACGAAGACGTGTTCATGCAATGGATCAAAAAGGTGTTGAGTCAAAAGAAAGTGAGAGGgaagatggatggatggagGGTAGAGTGGAAGGGGCtggtggaagagggaaagagtGGGAGTGCTTTGTTATAA